One genomic window of Hyperolius riggenbachi isolate aHypRig1 chromosome 7, aHypRig1.pri, whole genome shotgun sequence includes the following:
- the LOC137525430 gene encoding indolethylamine N-methyltransferase-like, whose protein sequence is MDCEPKKFYHEHDFDSRHYLETYYSDKPGMAFAEDSLKFPVVISHYLFSSGIVKGDVLIDISSGSLIHHLYSACDVFKDIILLKLNERCTMETSRWKDTRTGAFTWAHASSHAAKLEGKSAEIQDKDEQLKTSISHVISCDFENENITYPVVLPLADCVTSLLILDFISNNEDKYIKNLEKISKLLRPGGHVIIGALLNASYFLVAGEKFHILKYDESFVKAALSKLGFVIDYCAVQRRRDDSKLTDYKAVMFIAAFKTK, encoded by the exons ATGGATTGCGAACCAAAAAAATTCTACCACGAGCATGACTTTGATTCTAGACATTACCTTGAGACGTATTACTCCGacaagccaggcatggcctttgcAGAAGATTCATTGAAATTTCCTGTGGTGATTTCTCATTACCTGTTCAGCTCTG GTATTGTGAAGGGAGATGTTCTGATTGACATCAGTTCTGGTTCCCTCATTCATCATCTCTATTCAGCTTGTGATGTCTTCAAAGACATAATTTTACTGAAGCTCAATGAGAGATGTACCATGGAGACAAGCAGATGGAAGGACACTCGTACTGGAGCTTTTACTTGGGCACACGCATCCTCCCATGCCGCTAAGTTAGAAGGAAAGAG TGCAGAAATTCAGGACAAGGATGAGCAGCTAAAGACATCCATCAGTCACGTGATATCATGTGACTTTGAAAATGAGAATATAACGTATCCTGTTGTGCTTCCACTCGCCGACTGTGTCACCAGTTTATTGATATTGGATTTCATCAGTAACAATGAAGACAAATACataaaaaacctggaaaaaatctcaAAGTTGCTAAGACCTGGAGGCCACGTTATAATAGGTGCATTATTAAATGCATCTTATTTTCTGGTTGCAGGAGAAAAATTTCATATTTTGAAATATGATGAAAGCTTTGTGAAAGCTGCCCTCAGCAAGCTGGGCTTTGTTATTGATTATTGTGCAGTGCAGAGGAGAAGGGATGACAGTAAACTTACTGATTATAAAGCCGTTATGTTTATCGCAGCTTTCAAGACCAAGTAG